A region of the Atribacterota bacterium genome:
TATTAATATACATTTCAGCATCCCATCTACTGCCTGAGGCAACCGGACATGAAAAGAAGCATTCAGTGATTGCTTTTCTTGGCGGAATCTCACTGGCATTATTAATAGCCCTGACACATAGTCATTAGAAAGAATAATCTCACATTTTTTAATTAAATATACTGAGACTGTGAATCGTTAAAATGAGTAATTTTTTAACTATTTTAAAAATATTTATATTAATAATTCTATAAATAAGCTATAATATGAAATAGAATAATATTATTTAGTTAATTAAATGAATCAATAATTTTTTAATATATACATTATAGATGTAGGTAATATTACAGCAAATCTGCAACAATCAAACCATATTATTCGAACTACTTTTTTCATCAATTTATTACTGCTCAATGTGATAATCTATATTATTTGAAATTATATTAAAGGATTTAAAGTTTACATCCATTTTAAAGATTAAAAAACCAAAATATTCTATCAAAAAGTATTTATACCATTTAAAGAAAAGAGGTGAAATGCATTATGTAAGTCAATGAAAGATTTGCTGGAATTTCTTAAAAGAATTTCGCGTTTTTTAAGTTTCGATAAATGCTTTAGGAGGTCAAAATGAAACTTAATAGATATTTTCATTTAACTACAATTATTACATTAATTTTTTTACTGCTTCTCTGCTTTTCATCAATTAATTTTGCTCAGGAAAAAGTCAGGTTAGTTTACATGACAGCCGGTGATGTCAATATGCTTGCCCTGGGTCAGCATGTTATAGGTCCATTATTCACTGAACAAAATCCGAATGTAGAAGTAATGACTGTTCATGTAGGTCCCGGAAATGCCGGTTCCAGTCTTATCTTTGAGAAAGTGAACGCAGATAAAGAAAAAGAGGCCGGTGATATTGATGTAGCAATGGTACATGAAATTTTTCTCAGATGGTCAATTGAAGAAGATTTACTTATGGATTATGCCAAAGATATTGATACCTGGCAGTATGTTACTTCACCTTTTGCCAGAACCAGCCTGGGTGTAAATGTTGAAGGCTATTGTATGCCTATGTTCCATAGTCAGACAGTGCTTGCTTATAATCCGAAATATGTTACTGATCCCCCTAAAACCTATGAGGAAATTGTAAAATGGACAAAGGAAAACCCGGGTAAATTTGGCTATAATGGTATAAAGGGTGGTATGTCAGGAGTTGCTTTTACAGTAGGTTGGATTTACTGGAAGACCGGGAATTATGAAAAATATGCCATAACCGGTCCCTTTGAAGAGGCAGAGATTGCAACTTGGGATGAAGCTATTAAAGAGTTAAAAGAATTTGATAAAAATGTAACACTAACTGGTGGAAATGTTGCTACCCTGGATGCTCTTAACCGTGGTGAAATATGGATGGGGCCAGTATGGGTAGACATGTTCCTTACCTGGATGGCAGAAGGTAAGCTTGATCCTGAAACAAGACTGATACTTCCAGAGCCGGGAATGCCCGGTCAGCCCATGTACTTTGTAATTCCGAAAAATACCAGACATCCGGAAGAAGCTAAAAAATTTGTAGAACTGGTGACTTCACCGGAATTCCAAGCCGAACATATTGTAAAACGGTTTAACTGGTATCCGGGTATTGACGGAAATTATATAAAGGATTATGTGGACCAGGAAACATTTGATACAATTTATCAGGATGTAACCCCGGAAATGCTCTCTAAATACGGATTGGCTTTTCCGCTGGCCGATTACTTTGATGCCATGTTAGAGGCTGCTGAATAGCAGATGGGTTATTTTATCGATGAGTAAAAATAAGAATGACTTACAAATTAACAACAACCAAGCAGGGCAGGGGACCGGAAAGAAGTCCCCTGCTAATTTACTTGCTTTTATATTATTATTTCCGGCTGTCGCAATCATAATTCTTCTTTATGTGCAGCCTTTTTTTGCTTCTTTTTGGGGTAGTTTTGTCAGCAAGCAGGGAGAATTAGGATTTGAAAATTATGCGGTTGTGACAGATCGTTATATGCAGGACGTTTATTTTACCTTCGGAGTTACTGTTTTTAGTACTTTAATTGCTACAATTTTTAGCATTCTATTGGGAGTTTACCTTCGTTTATCTCAAGGCTGGCTACGGCAGGCGGTTTCTGTGCTATATCGTCTTCCCATATTTCTCCCGTTTGTAGTAGTAGCCCAGATGATGCGCAGCTTTTTAGCACCTCATGGTATTCTTAACCTGTTATTAGCACAAGCAAATCTTATTGATATTGAAAATCCACTGCAATTGTTTAATTGGATTGGTTTGAGTTTTGGTTTTGTCTGGAAAGAAGGACCATTTATGATTTTATTAATAGTAGGCGGGTTTCAGATGATTGACAATTCTTATATAGAAGCAGCAAAAAGCGTTGGCGCTAATCTTTACCAGATTATCACCAGGGTGCTTATTCCTATGAATAAACAAAATATATTAGTGGCAATAACCCTGGTATTCTGTTCTTATGTAGGCTGTTTTAGTTTTCCTTATATGCTGATTGGAGGCAAGACACCAGCCACAATCACTATTGATATTGCCCATAGGGTAAATTATTTCAGGGACTATGGAGTTGCCAACGCATTGGGTGTGTTTTCATATATTATGGTCAGTGTCTTAGCTATCTACTATGTCCTAAATATGAGAAAAGGATTGTATGAATAAAAAAGAAGTGAAGAAAAAAAATAAGCCAATAGTAAAAAAGACAATCGAAATGGTTCTCTTTATCTTTTTTCTGTTTATTCTCTTTGCACCAATCTTTAGCATTTTAATTTGGTCTGTAGCCATCAGGTGGTATTGGCCGAATACTATGCCACAGGAAATTGGATTTGATTACTGGCTACAAGCCCTGGGAGTTACAAAGAACCTTACTTTGGGTGCGGTAAATGTTTTACCGGCATTTTTTCTAAGTTTAGGTATTGCTATCATAGTTGTTATTATTTCCATGCTGGTTTCGGTTCCAGCTGGTTATGCTTTATCCAAATTAAAAATTCCACACATATTAAAAGGACTTATCCTGATTCTATTTCTTCTACCACGGGCAT
Encoded here:
- a CDS encoding ABC transporter permease subunit — encoded protein: MSKNKNDLQINNNQAGQGTGKKSPANLLAFILLFPAVAIIILLYVQPFFASFWGSFVSKQGELGFENYAVVTDRYMQDVYFTFGVTVFSTLIATIFSILLGVYLRLSQGWLRQAVSVLYRLPIFLPFVVVAQMMRSFLAPHGILNLLLAQANLIDIENPLQLFNWIGLSFGFVWKEGPFMILLIVGGFQMIDNSYIEAAKSVGANLYQIITRVLIPMNKQNILVAITLVFCSYVGCFSFPYMLIGGKTPATITIDIAHRVNYFRDYGVANALGVFSYIMVSVLAIYYVLNMRKGLYE
- a CDS encoding extracellular solute-binding protein — translated: MKLNRYFHLTTIITLIFLLLLCFSSINFAQEKVRLVYMTAGDVNMLALGQHVIGPLFTEQNPNVEVMTVHVGPGNAGSSLIFEKVNADKEKEAGDIDVAMVHEIFLRWSIEEDLLMDYAKDIDTWQYVTSPFARTSLGVNVEGYCMPMFHSQTVLAYNPKYVTDPPKTYEEIVKWTKENPGKFGYNGIKGGMSGVAFTVGWIYWKTGNYEKYAITGPFEEAEIATWDEAIKELKEFDKNVTLTGGNVATLDALNRGEIWMGPVWVDMFLTWMAEGKLDPETRLILPEPGMPGQPMYFVIPKNTRHPEEAKKFVELVTSPEFQAEHIVKRFNWYPGIDGNYIKDYVDQETFDTIYQDVTPEMLSKYGLAFPLADYFDAMLEAAE